The following are encoded in a window of Kogia breviceps isolate mKogBre1 chromosome 12, mKogBre1 haplotype 1, whole genome shotgun sequence genomic DNA:
- the SMCO3 gene encoding single-pass membrane and coiled-coil domain-containing protein 3 — MAQSDFLYPENPKRRQEVNRLHQELLDCLSDSFHATNKLIGVLNTHLGCRLASIEMKRDATIKENCDIIIQAMMKIQKELQKVDEALKDKLEPTLYRKLQDIKEKETEKIAIVQKVISVILGEATSAASAVAVKLVGSNITTGIINKLVTVLAQIGASLLGSIGVAVLGLGIDMIFRAILGAVEKTQLQEAIKSYEKHLVEFKSASEKYHHAIIEVTNTVKHQMK, encoded by the coding sequence ATGGCTCAAAGTGACTTCCTCTACCCAGAGAACCCAAAAAGGCGGCAAGAAGTAAATCGTCTTCACCAGGAGCTCCTTGACTGCTTATCTGACAGCTTCCATGCCACCAATAAGCTGATTGGGGTTTTAAATACGCACTTAGGGTGCAGGCTGGCCTCCATTGAAATGAAAAGAGATGCGACCATCAAAGAAAACTGTGATATCATCATCCAAGCCATGATGAAAATCCAAAAAGAATTGCAAAAGGTTGATGAAGCACTGAAAGATAAACTAGAGCCAACCCTCTATAGAAAACTTCAGGATATTAAGGAAAAAGAGACCGAGAAAATTGCAATAGTACAAAAGGTTATTTCAGTCATCCTGGGAGAAGctacttctgctgccagtgcagTGGCTGTTAAACTCGTGGGCTCAAACATCACAACTGGCATAATTAACAAGTTGGTCACTGTGTTAGCTCAAATTGGTGCTTCTCTCCTTGGCAGCATAGGAGTTGCTGTTCTTGGCCTTGGCATAGATATGATCTTCCGTGCCATTCTGGGagcagtggagaaaacacagcttcAAGAAGCCATCAAAAGTTATGAGAAGCATCTGGTGGAATTCAAGTCAGCTTCAGAAAAATATCATCATGCCATTATTGAGGTCACCAACACAGTGAAACACCAAATGAAATAA